A region from the Volucribacter amazonae genome encodes:
- the rpsA gene encoding 30S ribosomal protein S1, translated as MSESFAQLFEESLKELETRQGSIVSGTVVAIQKGFVLVDAGLKSESAIPVEEFLNAQGELEVQVGDVVNVALDAVEDGFGETKLSREKAVRHESWIELEKAYEEQATVVGLINGKVKGGFTVELNGVRAFLPGSLVDTRPVRDTLHLEGKELEFKVIKLDQKRNNVVVSRRAVIESENSQDREEVLASLAEGAEVKGTVKNLTDYGAFVDLGGVDGLLHITDMAWKRVKHPSEIVNVGDEITVKVLKFDKDRTRVSLGLKQLGQDPWIAIAENHPVGSKLTGKVTNLTDYGCFVEILDGVEGLVHVSEMDWTNKNIHPSKVVSLGDEVEVMVLEIDEERRRISLGLKQCKPNPWQQFAETHNKGDKVEGKIKSITDFGIFIGLEGGIDGLVHLSDISWNVPGEEAVRNYKKGDEVAAVVLQVDAVKERISLGIKQLEEDPFNNFVAANKKGAVLTAKVVEADAKGAKVELEGGVEGYIRAADLTSEVNAGDEVEAKYTGLDRKARIVHLSVRAKDQAEEAAAVANVNKQEDVAIPNAMAEAFKAAKGE; from the coding sequence AAAGAACTTGAAACTCGTCAAGGTTCAATCGTTAGCGGTACTGTTGTTGCTATTCAAAAAGGCTTTGTGCTTGTTGACGCAGGTTTAAAATCTGAATCCGCAATTCCTGTGGAAGAGTTTTTAAATGCTCAAGGTGAATTAGAAGTTCAAGTGGGCGATGTGGTAAATGTTGCTTTAGACGCAGTAGAAGATGGTTTCGGTGAAACCAAACTTTCTCGTGAAAAAGCGGTACGCCACGAGTCTTGGATTGAATTAGAAAAAGCATACGAAGAACAGGCTACTGTTGTCGGTTTAATCAACGGTAAAGTGAAAGGTGGTTTCACAGTTGAGCTAAACGGTGTGCGTGCATTCTTACCGGGTTCATTAGTAGATACTCGCCCAGTGCGTGATACCTTACATTTAGAAGGTAAAGAATTAGAATTCAAAGTCATCAAACTTGATCAAAAACGTAACAATGTGGTTGTTTCTCGTCGTGCAGTGATCGAGTCTGAAAATAGCCAAGATCGTGAAGAAGTATTAGCGAGCCTAGCGGAAGGTGCAGAAGTTAAAGGTACAGTGAAAAACTTAACTGATTACGGTGCTTTCGTTGATTTAGGTGGCGTTGATGGTTTATTACATATCACAGATATGGCTTGGAAACGTGTTAAACACCCAAGTGAAATCGTTAATGTTGGTGATGAAATTACCGTTAAAGTATTAAAATTTGACAAAGATCGTACTCGTGTTTCTTTAGGCTTAAAACAATTAGGTCAAGATCCTTGGATTGCGATTGCAGAAAATCACCCAGTTGGTAGCAAATTAACGGGTAAAGTAACTAACTTAACTGACTATGGTTGTTTCGTAGAAATTTTAGACGGTGTTGAAGGTTTAGTTCACGTGTCTGAAATGGATTGGACAAACAAAAATATTCATCCATCTAAAGTGGTTAGCTTAGGCGATGAAGTTGAAGTCATGGTATTAGAAATCGATGAAGAACGTCGTCGTATTTCTTTAGGTTTAAAACAATGCAAACCAAACCCATGGCAACAATTTGCTGAAACCCACAATAAAGGCGATAAAGTTGAAGGTAAAATCAAATCAATCACTGATTTTGGTATCTTTATCGGCTTAGAAGGTGGTATTGATGGTCTAGTACATTTATCGGATATTTCTTGGAATGTACCAGGCGAAGAAGCAGTTCGTAACTACAAAAAAGGCGATGAAGTTGCCGCTGTTGTGTTACAAGTTGATGCAGTGAAAGAGCGTATTTCTTTAGGTATCAAACAGCTTGAAGAGGATCCATTCAATAACTTTGTTGCTGCTAACAAAAAAGGTGCGGTATTAACAGCGAAAGTTGTTGAAGCGGATGCTAAAGGTGCGAAAGTTGAATTAGAAGGTGGCGTAGAAGGTTATATTCGTGCAGCTGATTTAACTAGCGAAGTGAACGCTGGCGATGAAGTTGAAGCGAAATATACTGGTCTTGATCGTAAAGCAAGAATCGTTCACTTATCTGTTCGTGCTAAAGACCAAGCGGAAGAAGCTGCAGCAGTTGCTAATGTGAATAAGCAAGAAGATGTTGCTATTCCAAATGCAATGGCTGAAGCCTTTAAAGCAGCGAAAGGCGAATAA
- a CDS encoding integration host factor subunit beta, producing MTKSELIANLIDKNPEINMKDVEASVKEIVDQMALALEKGNRIEIRGFGSFSLHFRQPRIGRNPKTGEQVKLESKYVPHFKAGKELRERVDY from the coding sequence ATGACTAAATCAGAACTTATTGCAAATTTAATTGATAAAAATCCAGAGATCAATATGAAAGATGTGGAAGCATCAGTAAAAGAAATCGTTGATCAAATGGCGTTGGCATTAGAAAAAGGAAATCGTATTGAAATTCGTGGGTTCGGTAGTTTTTCATTGCATTTCCGTCAACCTCGCATTGGTAGAAACCCAAAAACAGGTGAACAAGTTAAATTAGAATCTAAATATGTTCCTCATTTTAAAGCTGGAAAAGAATTGAGAGAGCGTGTTGATTATTAA